The Actinomycetota bacterium DNA window CTGGAGCCATGCTCACAGCCAGCAGACTGATAAAGACTATGATGGAAAACGGGATGAGCAGTCTCGTACAGAACCTGCCACCCGTCCAGGCTAATTGTTTCATTGCCCCCTCTTGCCAGCTTCTGGGTAAGCCGAAAAAAACACTTTCGAAACTTTACGTAATTGATTACTGATTGTCAACCGGAATTGTCATGTATTCAAACTCTATTGGTTCGGTATAATTCGCGGAGCCTGCGCGGGTTCCTGCAAATAATAATTTGAAACCTAGGTCAATCCGTCTTGTCAACTATTATTCGAGCGCCACGACTGCGGCGGCCACTGGCCTTTTTCCCGCAGCATCGCCGCCAGCAGAGGCACAGGCAGGCCCACGACGTTGGTGTAGTCGCCCCTGATCTCTTCGACGAATGCCGAGGCCCGGCCCTGGATGGCGTAGCCTCCGGCGCGTCCACGCCATTCGCCGCCGGCCACATAGATCTCGAGCTCGCTGTCGGGGACCGGCGCGAACCGCACCTCGGTGACGGCGTGAGCGGTCTCCTCGATCCTCTCCCCCGGTCCCGCTCCCGCCCATAGCAGAGTAAGTCCGCTGTAGACCAGGTGGGTCTTTCCGGAGAGGCGGCGCAGATAATCGAACGCCTGCTGCTCGTCGCGAGGCTTCCCGGCAGCGCGTCCCAGAATCACTACCATGGTGTCAACGCCGAGGATGTGCCTGCCGGATGGGAGCGGCTCCACCTGGCCGAGTATCGAGAAAGCCTTGCCGCGGCTGTGGCGCTCGACCAGTTCGGCCGGCAGATGGCCGGCGAGCTCTTCCTCGGGATAATCGGGTTCGACCACCTCGAAGTCGACGCCGAGCGCTTCCAGCAGGGCCTTGCGCTGGGGGGACTTCGAGGCTAGATACATCAGGGAATGTAGATTGCCATTGAGGTGATGGAGAGGTGCGGCGTTCCTAGGTTATTTCGCTCTCGCTGAAATAAAGGGCGATCTCACGCTCGGCGCTCTCGGGCCCGTCGGAGCCGTGTACGATGTTGGCTTCGATGTCGAGTCCGTAGTCGCCGCGGATGGTTCCGGAATCGGCGGCCATGGGATTGGTGACGCCCATCATCTTGCGCACAACCGAGATGGCCTCGGGGCCCTCGAGCACAAAAGCGGCCACCGGGCCCGACGTGATCGAAGCGACCAGGTCGCTGAAGAAATCCTTCTCGCGATGCTCGGTGTAATGCTCCATGGCCAGGTCGCGATCGACCCGCAGGAATTTCATCGCCTTGATACGAAATCCCTTGCGCTCGAAACGCGCCAGGATCTCACCGACTAGTCCGCGGGCGACTGCCCCCGGTTTGACCAGCACAAAAGTCCGCTCCAATTTTCCTCCAATGAGAGTTCGGGTTTGAAGATGCTGCCTTGACCGATCCGCCGGCTGCGGCGGCTCAGGCGAAGAGCTCGTCCTCTTCCGCGACCGTGCGTTTGGCGGGCGCCTTCCTGACGGCGCCGCCTATGTCATTGGCGCAGTAGGGACAGACCTTCCAGGAAGGATCCAGCGGCTTGTCGCAGGAAGCGCAGGCCACCTTGAGCTCGCGGCGGCACTTGGGACATACGAGGTAATCGTCGCGCACCGGAGTGCGGCAGGCGGGGCAGCGGTTGGCGCCGCCGACCAGTTCCTGCTCGCGGGCCCTGATCTCCAGGTCGCGCTCGAGGACATCCTCGAGGTATTCCGGCGGCCGCAGGATGACATAAAAAAGCGTGCCCACGTAGGGAAAGATCAGCGAGGTCGCCACGGCGACGCCGATCATCATCGGATCGGTGATGCGGCGCTTGGCGTCCTTGTAGGTCCAGAAGGCGAGCGCCAGCCACATTGCGACCAGCATCGCCTTCGACATCATGGTGGTGAACTTCCACCAGGGCGAATCGAAGAAGCTGGTGCTGTCGGTAGTCTCAGCCTGCAGGATCAGAAAATTCATGGCACCTGTCTTTTGTAGCTCACGCCATCCGCTTTTTTATGTCCGCCAGCAGGTAGAGTGAGCCGGTTACCAGGATGACATCCCGGGTCGAAGCCAGCTTGAAGGCGCTCTCGAGGGCCGACTGGCTCTCGCGGGCCACAAAAGTCTGGACATGGCTCTCCTCCACTACCGGTAACCTGGACAATTCCTGCGCGGACATGCAGCGTGGATTGGAGTTCTCAGTGACGAATAAGATATCACAAAATTCGAGCAGAAGCCCGAGCATGGCCCCGGCATCCTTGTCTTTGAGGATGGAGACGACTCCAATGATGCGCTTGCCGTCCACCAGCGTCCGCAGCGACTCGATCAGCTCGGCGATACCGCTGGGATTATGGGCGCCGTCGAGCACGACCAGGGGCTTCTCGGCGATGATCTCCAGCCGGGCCGGGATCGATATCCGCGGCAGCCCCCGCTTGAGCTTTCTCTCGTCGAGAGCCTTGCGCAGAAACTGCTCGGCGGCCTGGACGGCCACGGCGCAGTTGGTACGCTGGTACTGGCCGAAAAGGGTCAGCTCCAGGTCCGAGTACTGGCTCTTGGCGGTCCAGACATCGAACTTCTCTCCCCTGCCCTTGAGCAGCGTGAAATCTTCCCCGAGGACAAGCACCTTGGCTTTCTTGCCCTGGCAGATCTTCATGGCTTCCTTGAGAGCCTCTTCCGAGAGGGCGCCCATGACCACGTCACCCTTTTCGGGGATGACGGCCGCTTTTTCCCTGACGATGGCGGGAATGGTCTTGCCGAGCAGATCGGTGTGCTCCAGCTCGACGTTGGTCAGCACCTGGACCTTGGAGTCGATGACGTTGGTGGCGTCGTAACGCCCGCCCAGCCCGGCTTCGATGACCGCGCAGTCGACCTTCTGCTGATGGAAATAAAGGAAGGCGGCGGCGGTTAGGATCTCGAACTGGGTCAGCGCGCCGCTGCTGCGGGACCGCTTGTTGACCTCTTCAGCCTTGTCGCGGACCTCGATGATGAGCTTGTCGAACCTGGCGTCGCTGATCTCCTTGCCGTTGACGAGGTATCTTTCATTGAAAGAGACCAGGTGCGGGGACATGTAGGCGCCGGCCTTGAGGCCCTGAGAGGCCAGGATAGCCGCGATCATTCGCGCCGTCGATGACTTGCCGTTGGTTCCGACGACATGGATGGTCTTGAGTTTTTTCTGGGGGTTGCCCAGCGCGGCCAGCAGCTTGGTGATACGGGCCAGCCCCAGCTTCATGCCGAGGCGGTCGAGCTTGGCGAGATAACCCTGGACGTCGAACTGCGGCGCCGCCGGCTTCTTGGGCGCCGGCGGCTTTGGCGGTGCTACCGGCGCCGGCTTGACCGCTGCTGCCGGCTTCGCCTTGGCGCCGGCCTTCGGTTTCGCTACCGCTTTGGGCTTTGCGCCCGCTTTCGCCTTCGCGCCCGCTTTGGCAGCGGTTGTTTTGGGCCTGGCCGGAGCCTTTGCGCCCTTGCCGCCGGCCTTGGCCTTGGCGGTCGCCTTCGCTTTAGCCTGCGCCCTGGCGGCCGTCTTGCCCTGGTCCATGATCTTTTTCCGCGAGGCCGCCCTCTTCTTCACAGCGGCGGCGGTGGCTTTGGCGGCGCCCTTTGCCTTGGCTGCCGGCTTGGCCCTGGCGCCGGTTTTCGCCTTCGCGGCCGCCTTTGGCTTGGCCGCGGCTTTCGGCTTCGAGGCAGCCTTTGTCTTAGCGGTTATCTTTGATTTTGCAGCTGTTTTAGTCTTCGGGGAAGCTTTTGCTTTCGTGGCTGAAGCTTTGGTTTTAACCGACTTGCCCTGGGCGCTGGCCCCGGATGCTGATGCTGCCGCCTTTTTCGGCGCAGCTTTCTTCACGATTTTTTTCCTGGTCGCCAGTTTATGTCCCAAAGTAGCGGTTGTATTGCTGTTCCAGCTCGCCTAGTTCCCTGCCGTGCTGCTCCAGCTTGACCTTTTCATTTTCAACCAGCTCCGGGGGAGCCTTGGCAACAAAATTCTTATTGGCAAGTTTTCCCTCTGCCCGCGCCAGTTCCTGCTTTTTCCTGGAAATAACGGATTGCAGACGCGTTTTTTCCTGCTCGATGTCGATCAGTTCCGCCAGCGGCACCAGCAGTTTACCGCCCGGAATCAGCACTACCGCGGCCTGCTGCGCTTCCCTGGCCGCCTGTTCTTCGTCGGCGACGTGCTCGTCGATGAGGGTCTTCGAAAGCGATTCTATCAAAGAAGAGTTGTTTTGCACCACATTTATGACATTTTCTTCCTTCGAGACCAGGATCGCGCGGGCTTCCTTCTTCGGCGGCACCGTCAGCTCATTGCGCATGGTGCGGATGGCGACCACCGTCTCCATCAGCTCCTCCATTTCCTTTTCCGCTCCGGCGTCCCGCGCCGCTTCGTCGCCGCCGGGATAGACCGAATCTATGAGGAAGCCGCCCTCGCGCGGCATCAGCGCCGCCAGCTCCTCGGTGAGGAAAGGCATGAACGGATGCAGCATCCGGAGGATGTTATCCAGCAGATGCAGCAGGTGCCCCGAGACTTCTCGCCTGGCGGCCTCGTCTTCCCCATACAGACGGATCTTGGCGATCTCGACGTACCAGTCACAGAACTCGTTCCAGACGAAACGGTAGAGCAGCCGCGTAGCCTCCGAGAAATCATAGGCGTCCAGCAGCCGGTTGACCTCGGCCGCGGTCGCCTGCAGCCGGCTCTCGATCCAGCGGTCGGGAAGGGTCGCCGCCGAAGGCGCCGGCGGCACGTCCTCGACCCCGAGCAGTACGAAGCGGGCGGCGTTGAAGATCTTGTTGCAGAAGTTGCGGCTCATCTCGATGCGCTCGTCGGCGAAGCGCACGTCCTGGGAGCTGGCCATGTTCAGCAGCCCGAAACGTGTGGCGTCGGCGCCGTAGGTGTCGATCAGCTCCAGCGGGTCGATGCCGGTACCCAGGGACTTGCTCATGCGCCGGCCGTCCTTGGCCATGATGGTGGCGTTGATGATGACGTCGCTAAAGGGAACATCCTCGGGAAACTCGAGGCCCATCATGATCATGCGGGCGACCCAGAGGAAGATGATGTCGCGCGCCGTGACCAGCGTGTTGGTGGGATAGAACTTCTGCTCGCGCTCGGTCGTCTCCGGCCAGCCCAGGGTCGCAAACGGCCACAGGGCCGAGCTGAACCAGGTGTCGAGCACGTCCTCTTCCTGCCTGAGCTCTGAGGAGTTGCATTCCGGGCAGGTCGTCGGCGGCTCCTCCTCGACGATGATCTTGCCGCACTCATCGCAGTACCAAACCGGAAGCCGATGTCCCCACCAGAGCTGGCGCGAGATGCACCAGGGCCGGATGGAGCGCATCCAGTCGAGGTATACGCCCGCCCATCTCTGGGGATGGAATTTTACCTGGGCGCTCTCGACCACGTTGATGGCCGGGCGCGCCAGCTCGTCCATGCGCATGAACCATTGCAGCGAGATGTAGGGCTCGATGGTGGTGCCGCAGCGGTAGCAGACGCCGACCGCGTGCCTGTAGGGCTCGACCTTCTCGACCAGGCCATCGCGCTCGAGCCGGTGCATGATCTGGGCCCGGGCCTCCTCGAGCGTCAGCCCGGCGAACTCGCCGCCGGCCTGGTTGATGTGGCCGTCGGAGGTAAAGACGTTGATCTCGTCCAGGTCGTGCTTCTTGCCTATCTCGAAGTCGTTGGGATCGTGCGCCGGCGTGATCTTGAGCGCGCCGGTGCCGAATTTCATGTCGACGTACTCGTCGGCGATTATGGGGATCTCGCGGCCGGTCAGAGGCAGCTCGACGTCCTTGCCGATGTAGTCCTGGTACCGCTCGTCGTCCGGATTGACGGCGACGGCGGTATCGCCCAGCATCGTCTCCGGCCGGGCGGTCGCGATCACCAGGTACTCGTCTTCCCCGATGACCGGGTAGCGCAGATAATAAAGCTTGTCCTCTTCCTCCTCGTGCTCCACTTCCAGATCCGACAGGGCCGTATGGCAACGGGTACACCAGTTGACCATGTACTCGTCGCGGTAGATATAGCCCTTTTTGTAGAGCGAGGTGAAAACGCGGTAGACGGCCTTGACGTAACCCTCGTCGAGGGTGAAGCGCTCGCCCTCGTAATCAAGCGAACAGCCCATTCGTTTGAGCTGGTTGATGATGGTGGAGCCGTACTCGCCGCGCCACTTCCAGACGCGCTGCTCGAACTCTTCGCGGCCTATCTGCTGGCGCGTGAGCCCCTCGCCGGCCAGCTGCTTCTCCACCTGGTTCTGGGTGGCGATGCCGGCGTGGTCGGTGCCGCAGACCCAGAGCGCGTTCTTGCCCCGCATGCGCGCCAGCCGGATGAGCAGGTCCTGGATCGAGGAATTGAGTGCGTGGCCCATGTGCAGCGACCCGGTGACGTTGGGAGGCGGCAGCACGATGCAGTAAGAATCTTTACCGGAGCCTTCCTCGGGGGTGAATACCCGGCCATCGAGCCAGAGGTCCATCCACTTCGACTCGATGCTGGCCGGTGAGTAGCGGGTATTCGACTCAAGGTGTTGGCGGGTATCCTTGTTCATTCAAGCGGAAATTCTATCACAAGCGGCTCGCCTGCTGTTTGAACGCCGGAAACCCTAGACGAACAGGTGGTCGATGACCTGGGTGAAGTCATCGACGTAGACGAACTTGAGGCCTTTGCGAATCTTGGGGGGAAGTTCCTTGATATCGGGCTGGTTCGCCTTGGGCAGGATGACCGTATGCACGCCCATGCGCACCGCTGCCAGGCATTTCTCGCGCAGGCCGCCGACTCTGAGGACCTTGCCCCGCAGGGTGATCTCCCCCGTGCAGGCGACCGCCGGGCGGATGGCGTGGCCGGACACGGCCGAAAGCATCGAGGCCGCCAGCGCCACGCCGGCCGAGGGGCCGTCCTTGGGGATGGCGCCTTCGGGAACGTGCAGCCGCAGGTCCTTGCCGGGCATGGCCCAGTTGCCCTCGGCGTCGAATCCCGGCGCGTTCTTCTTGAACAGGTCTCGGAATCTCTTGTCGCTCTCGACCTTCGAGAGCAGGTAACCCCAGGCAGTCGAGGCCGATTCCTGCATGACCTCGCCCAGCTGCCCGGTCAGGACCAGGTCGCCCTTGCCGATCGAGACGTTGGTCTCGATCGTGAGCACGTCGCCGCCGTCAGAGGTGTAGGCAAGCCCGAGGCTGGCTCCGCAGAGCGCCCGTCGCTCCAGCCGCTCCTCGGTGAACGGCGCCGGCCCCAGGTAACCCTCGAGGCCGCTGCCGCTGATGCGCATCGGCAGCCTGGCGCCCTTCTCCAGGTAAGCACGCGCCACCTTGCGGAATATCTTGCGCAGATGCCTCTCGAGGTCACGCACGCCGGACTCACGCGTATAAAAACGAATGATCGCCTTCAGCGCCGCCGGAGTGAAGACGACGTCGCTCTTCTTGAGCCCGGTCTCCCTGGCGATCTTCGGCAGCAGGTGCCGCTTGGCAATCTGCTCCTTTTCCTCATAGGTGTAGCCGGAGAGCTGTATAGTCTCCAGGCGGTCGTAGAGGGTCGCAGGGATGCCGTCGTCATAGTTGGCCGTCGCCAGGAACAAGATTTTTGAAAGGTCGTAGTCAAGCTCGAGGTAGTTATCGCGGAACTCCTTGTTCTGCAACGGATCGAGCACTTCCATGAGCGCGGCCGCCGGATTGCCGCGATAGTCGGAGTCCATCTTGTCGATCTCGTCCAGCAAGACTACCGCATTGTCAACCTTGGCCTTGGTGATGGCGTCGATGATGCGTCCGGGCATGGCGCCGACATAGGTGCGCCGGTGGCCCCGGATCTCGGCCTCGTCGCGCACGCCGCCGAGAGATATGCGCACGAAGGGACGGTCGAGGGCGCCGGCGATGGCGCGCGCCACCGAACTCTTCCCCACTCCCGGCGGGCCCACGAAACACAGCGTCGTGTTGGGCTGGTCCTTGCCCAGCAGCTTGCCCACCGCCAGGAACTCCAGCACGCGCTCCTTGACCTTCTTGAGGCCGTAGTGGCTACGCTCCAGGTGCCTGGAAACCGCGGCCAGCTCGTAATCGGATTTCTCCGCCAGCGTGCCCCAGGGCAGCGCGAAAACGTTGTCGAGATAGTTGCGGATGACCGAGACCTCGGCCGAGAAAGGCGAGGCCGACTTGAGCTTGGCGATCTCCTTGCGCACGGCTTCGGCCGCCGAAGGGTTGAGCTGCTTTTCCTCCAGCAGCTTCAGATACTCCTGGACCGATTCATCCTCGGCCTCGGGAGAGTGCTCGAGCTCTTCGCGGATGACCTTGAGCTTTTCGTGCAGGAATATCTGCCGCTGGGTCGCTTCGATCTTGTCCTGCACCTTCTGATTCAGGTCGCGCTCCATGTCGAGCACGGCGTTCTCTTCCACGAGGATGCCCAGCACCTGGTTGAGGCGGCTCTCGCTGTTGCCCTGCTCCAGCAGCTGCTGCTTCTTGTCAAAGGGGATCATCATGTGGGCGGCGACGGCGTCGGCCAGCTCATCGGGATCGGCCACCGCTCCCACCAGCTGCCCCACTTCATCGGGCATGCCGGGATTGGTCTCCACGTAACGGACGAACTCGCGCATGACCACGCGCGCCAGGGCGCTCACGCGCCCGCTGGGCTCGCCGATGTCTGCCGGTCCCAAAAGGGAAAAATTGACCTGGAAATGCGGCGAGGTCGAGGTGAAGTCGTCGATCTTTACCCGCTGCTGGCCTTCCACCAGCGCCTTGATCGACCCGTCGGGCATCTTGTAGAGCTGCACCACGGTAGCCATGGTGCCGATGCGGACGATGTCATCGCTGGTGGGGTCCTCCAGCTCGGGCACCTTCTGGGTGGAGAGGATGATCGGCGACTTGTCTTCGAAGGCGCGTTCCAGCGCCTTGATCGACTTCTCGCGGCCCACGAAAATGGGCGCGACCATGCGGGGAAATACTACGAGTTCTCTTGTTGGAAGAAGTGGTAGGGACTTGTCTGGTTTAGGCTGACTCTTCGTCAAGTTGCGGCAATATTCTTTCCGCCTCCGTCACCAGCGTCGGGTCGATCTGGCGTTCGATCGTATCCTTGGTAACCACGCATTTGCGGACGTCGCCGCGCGACGGAAGCTCAAACATAACGTTTAGCAGGGACTGCTCGATTATAGAGCGCAGGCCGCGGGCGCCGGTCTCCAGCTTCAGCGCCTTGTCGGCGATGGAAACCAGGGAATCCGGCCCGAAGACCAGCTCTATGTTATCAAACTTGAAGAAGCGCTCATACTGCTTGACCAGCGCGTTCTTGGGCGTCGTCAGGATGCGCACCAGATCGTCGCGAGTCAGGTTGTGGATGGCGCTGATTACCGGCAGACGCCCGATGAACTCGGGGATCAGGCCGTACTCGAGCAGATCTTCCGGCATCACCTTGGCGAAGATGCTGCCGACGTCCTTGTCGGTCTTGCTCTTGACCTGGGCGCCGAAGCCCATGCCTTTGTGGCCGACGCGGCGCTCGATGATCTTGTCCAGGTGGGCGAAGGCGCCGCCGCAGATGAACAGGATGTTGGTGGTATCGATGTTGAGGAATTCCTGGTGCGGATGCTTGCGGCCGCCCTGTGGCGGCACGCTGGCGACCGTGCCCTCGAGGATCTTCAGCAGCGCCTGCTGCACGCCCTCGCCGGATACGTCCCGGGTGATCGAGGGGTTGTCGGCGCGGCGGGCGATCTTGTCGACCTCGTCGATGTAGATGATGCCGGTCTCGGCCTTCTTGACGTCGTAGTCGGCGGCCTGGATCAGCTTCAGCAGGATGTTCTCCACGTCCTCGCCCACGTAGCCGGCCTCGGTGAGGGCGGTGGCGTCGGCGATGGCGAAGGGCACGTTGAGGAAGCGGGCCAGCGTCTGGGCCAGCAGTGTCTTGCCGCAGCCGGTCGGTCCCAGCAGCAGGATGTTCGACTTCTGCAGCTCGACCTCGTTGTCCTCGATAGCGGCCATCTGCACGCGCTTGTAATGGTTATAGACGGCGACGGCGAGGGTGCGCTTGGCGTCTTCCTGGCCGACGACGTATTCGTTTAGCGCTTCGTAGATATCGGTCGGTTTGGGAAGGTGTTCCAGATCGAGGCTCGCCGGAGCGGCGAGCTCCTCATCGATGATCTCATTGCAGAGGTCGATGCACTCATCGCAGATGTAGACGCCGGGTCCGGCGATCAGTTTTTTTACCTGGCGCTGCGATTTGCCGCAGAAGCTGCACAGGAGTTGTTCGTTGCCGTCAGTCGGTCGGGCCATGAGTCTTTATTCCTCCTTGAAGGTACCGCGATGAACGAGGATGTTGTCGATAAGGCCGTATTCCTTGGCTTCATCGGCGGTCATGAAGTAGTCGCGGTCGGTGTCCTGGGATACTTTTTCAATGGTTTGGCCGGTGTGGAGTGCGAGGATCTCGTCCAGATGTTTGCGGAGCGACAGGGCTTCCTTGGCATGGATCTCGATATCGGCCGCAGGGCCCTGGAATCCGCCGGACAGCTGGTGGATCAGAATTTTTGCATTCGGCAACGCAAACCGCTTGCCTTTTGCGCCTCCCGCGAGTATCAAAGCGCCCATGCTCATAGCTATCCCCACGCAGGTTGTTACAACGTCCGGCTTTATAAACTGCATTGTATCATAGATGGCCAGACCGGCATAGACCGAACCGCCCGGTGAGTTGATATAAAGGTTGATGTCTTTGTCGGGATCGTCGGACTCCAGATGCAGCATCTGGGCGACGACGACATTGGCTACTTCATCATTGATGCCGCTGCCGAGGAAGATGATCCTCTCGTTCAAAAGCCTCGAATAGATGTCGAAGGCCCGCTCGCCGCGGCTGGTCTGCTCTATCACCATGGGAATTAATGGCATTTGATCTTCCACCTCAGAAAAATCGGATTTTGATTGACTGTTCATTCTTTTGGTTTCGCCTTGGCAGCGCCCGCCTTGGGCTCTGCTTTTTTCTTGGCCTCGGCCGGCTTCCTGTCGGCGGCCTTGGCCTCTTTCTTCTTCGCCTCTGCGGCTTTGGCGGCATTCTCCTCCGCCTTCCTGTCCGCGGCCGTCTTCAGCACCGGGACCGCCTTCTCCGCCAGAAGTCTGGCGGCCGCGTTATGCAGCAGGTCGTCACGGATCTCCTGCTCGCTCTCCTGCTCCCTGGCCTTGGCCAGAAGCTCCTCAGGATCCTTGCCCATCGACTCGGCGGCCCGGTTAACCTCTTCCAGAAAATCTTCGTCGGTGATCTTGAGCCCCTCCTGCTCGGCGATGGCCTCGAGCACCAGTTCCTGCTTGAGCACGGCTTCGGCCTGCTTGAAGAAGTGCTCCTGGAAAGCCTTGCGCTGCTCGTCGGTCTGCTCCATGTACTCCTTCACAGAAGCTCCCTGGGCCTGCATCGAATAGACGAATTCATGCTCGATGCGGGTGGCGCGGCTGGCTACCATCTTCTCCGGAACCGCCAGCTCGACGTCCTCCATCACCTTGCTTAAGACCCGCTGGCGGAAAGCGCTGTCGGCGGCCTCCTCGCGGCTCTTCAAGATGCGCGCCCTGATGTCGTCGCGCAGCTCCTTGATCGTTTCAAACTCGCTGTTGTCGGCGGCGAAAGAGTCATCGGCCCCGGGAAGTACCCGCTCCTTGATCTCCTTGACGGTTACGTCAAACTCGGCCTCCTTGCCGGCGAGCTCTTCCGGCTTGTAAGTGTCCGGGAAACTAAGCTTTAGCTTTTTCGACTGGCCCTTCTCCATTCCTGCAATCTGATCCTCAAACCCGGGAATGAAGGTGTTGCTGCCCAGCTCGAGCATATAATCCTTGCCGGCGCCGCCCTCGAGC harbors:
- the ndk gene encoding nucleoside-diphosphate kinase; translated protein: MERTFVLVKPGAVARGLVGEILARFERKGFRIKAMKFLRVDRDLAMEHYTEHREKDFFSDLVASITSGPVAAFVLEGPEAISVVRKMMGVTNPMAADSGTIRGDYGLDIEANIVHGSDGPESAEREIALYFSESEIT
- the clpP gene encoding ATP-dependent Clp endopeptidase proteolytic subunit ClpP, translating into MPLIPMVIEQTSRGERAFDIYSRLLNERIIFLGSGINDEVANVVVAQMLHLESDDPDKDINLYINSPGGSVYAGLAIYDTMQFIKPDVVTTCVGIAMSMGALILAGGAKGKRFALPNAKILIHQLSGGFQGPAADIEIHAKEALSLRKHLDEILALHTGQTIEKVSQDTDRDYFMTADEAKEYGLIDNILVHRGTFKEE
- the lon gene encoding endopeptidase La, coding for MVAPIFVGREKSIKALERAFEDKSPIILSTQKVPELEDPTSDDIVRIGTMATVVQLYKMPDGSIKALVEGQQRVKIDDFTSTSPHFQVNFSLLGPADIGEPSGRVSALARVVMREFVRYVETNPGMPDEVGQLVGAVADPDELADAVAAHMMIPFDKKQQLLEQGNSESRLNQVLGILVEENAVLDMERDLNQKVQDKIEATQRQIFLHEKLKVIREELEHSPEAEDESVQEYLKLLEEKQLNPSAAEAVRKEIAKLKSASPFSAEVSVIRNYLDNVFALPWGTLAEKSDYELAAVSRHLERSHYGLKKVKERVLEFLAVGKLLGKDQPNTTLCFVGPPGVGKSSVARAIAGALDRPFVRISLGGVRDEAEIRGHRRTYVGAMPGRIIDAITKAKVDNAVVLLDEIDKMDSDYRGNPAAALMEVLDPLQNKEFRDNYLELDYDLSKILFLATANYDDGIPATLYDRLETIQLSGYTYEEKEQIAKRHLLPKIARETGLKKSDVVFTPAALKAIIRFYTRESGVRDLERHLRKIFRKVARAYLEKGARLPMRISGSGLEGYLGPAPFTEERLERRALCGASLGLAYTSDGGDVLTIETNVSIGKGDLVLTGQLGEVMQESASTAWGYLLSKVESDKRFRDLFKKNAPGFDAEGNWAMPGKDLRLHVPEGAIPKDGPSAGVALAASMLSAVSGHAIRPAVACTGEITLRGKVLRVGGLREKCLAAVRMGVHTVILPKANQPDIKELPPKIRKGLKFVYVDDFTQVIDHLFV
- the clpX gene encoding ATP-dependent Clp protease ATP-binding subunit ClpX is translated as MARPTDGNEQLLCSFCGKSQRQVKKLIAGPGVYICDECIDLCNEIIDEELAAPASLDLEHLPKPTDIYEALNEYVVGQEDAKRTLAVAVYNHYKRVQMAAIEDNEVELQKSNILLLGPTGCGKTLLAQTLARFLNVPFAIADATALTEAGYVGEDVENILLKLIQAADYDVKKAETGIIYIDEVDKIARRADNPSITRDVSGEGVQQALLKILEGTVASVPPQGGRKHPHQEFLNIDTTNILFICGGAFAHLDKIIERRVGHKGMGFGAQVKSKTDKDVGSIFAKVMPEDLLEYGLIPEFIGRLPVISAIHNLTRDDLVRILTTPKNALVKQYERFFKFDNIELVFGPDSLVSIADKALKLETGARGLRSIIEQSLLNVMFELPSRGDVRKCVVTKDTIERQIDPTLVTEAERILPQLDEESA
- a CDS encoding Maf family protein, with protein sequence MYLASKSPQRKALLEALGVDFEVVEPDYPEEELAGHLPAELVERHSRGKAFSILGQVEPLPSGRHILGVDTMVVILGRAAGKPRDEQQAFDYLRRLSGKTHLVYSGLTLLWAGAGPGERIEETAHAVTEVRFAPVPDSELEIYVAGGEWRGRAGGYAIQGRASAFVEEIRGDYTNVVGLPVPLLAAMLREKGQWPPQSWRSNNS
- a CDS encoding zinc ribbon domain-containing protein, producing the protein MNFLILQAETTDSTSFFDSPWWKFTTMMSKAMLVAMWLALAFWTYKDAKRRITDPMMIGVAVATSLIFPYVGTLFYVILRPPEYLEDVLERDLEIRAREQELVGGANRCPACRTPVRDDYLVCPKCRRELKVACASCDKPLDPSWKVCPYCANDIGGAVRKAPAKRTVAEEDELFA
- a CDS encoding bifunctional folylpolyglutamate synthase/dihydrofolate synthase; translated protein: MDQGKTAARAQAKAKATAKAKAGGKGAKAPARPKTTAAKAGAKAKAGAKPKAVAKPKAGAKAKPAAAVKPAPVAPPKPPAPKKPAAPQFDVQGYLAKLDRLGMKLGLARITKLLAALGNPQKKLKTIHVVGTNGKSSTARMIAAILASQGLKAGAYMSPHLVSFNERYLVNGKEISDARFDKLIIEVRDKAEEVNKRSRSSGALTQFEILTAAAFLYFHQQKVDCAVIEAGLGGRYDATNVIDSKVQVLTNVELEHTDLLGKTIPAIVREKAAVIPEKGDVVMGALSEEALKEAMKICQGKKAKVLVLGEDFTLLKGRGEKFDVWTAKSQYSDLELTLFGQYQRTNCAVAVQAAEQFLRKALDERKLKRGLPRISIPARLEIIAEKPLVVLDGAHNPSGIAELIESLRTLVDGKRIIGVVSILKDKDAGAMLGLLLEFCDILFVTENSNPRCMSAQELSRLPVVEESHVQTFVARESQSALESAFKLASTRDVILVTGSLYLLADIKKRMA
- a CDS encoding valine--tRNA ligase, with the protein product MNKDTRQHLESNTRYSPASIESKWMDLWLDGRVFTPEEGSGKDSYCIVLPPPNVTGSLHMGHALNSSIQDLLIRLARMRGKNALWVCGTDHAGIATQNQVEKQLAGEGLTRQQIGREEFEQRVWKWRGEYGSTIINQLKRMGCSLDYEGERFTLDEGYVKAVYRVFTSLYKKGYIYRDEYMVNWCTRCHTALSDLEVEHEEEEDKLYYLRYPVIGEDEYLVIATARPETMLGDTAVAVNPDDERYQDYIGKDVELPLTGREIPIIADEYVDMKFGTGALKITPAHDPNDFEIGKKHDLDEINVFTSDGHINQAGGEFAGLTLEEARAQIMHRLERDGLVEKVEPYRHAVGVCYRCGTTIEPYISLQWFMRMDELARPAINVVESAQVKFHPQRWAGVYLDWMRSIRPWCISRQLWWGHRLPVWYCDECGKIIVEEEPPTTCPECNSSELRQEEDVLDTWFSSALWPFATLGWPETTEREQKFYPTNTLVTARDIIFLWVARMIMMGLEFPEDVPFSDVIINATIMAKDGRRMSKSLGTGIDPLELIDTYGADATRFGLLNMASSQDVRFADERIEMSRNFCNKIFNAARFVLLGVEDVPPAPSAATLPDRWIESRLQATAAEVNRLLDAYDFSEATRLLYRFVWNEFCDWYVEIAKIRLYGEDEAARREVSGHLLHLLDNILRMLHPFMPFLTEELAALMPREGGFLIDSVYPGGDEAARDAGAEKEMEELMETVVAIRTMRNELTVPPKKEARAILVSKEENVINVVQNNSSLIESLSKTLIDEHVADEEQAAREAQQAAVVLIPGGKLLVPLAELIDIEQEKTRLQSVISRKKQELARAEGKLANKNFVAKAPPELVENEKVKLEQHGRELGELEQQYNRYFGT